The Pseudomonadota bacterium DNA segment AAATATGGAATACGATATGGTTCAGCTTTATCAGGTGCTTAGCCACCATTTCTCTGATAAAGAAAAAAAGGTTTTTCAATTTATTGGTTCAGTGCCGCGAGAAGGGACATCTACTATCACTCGTGAATTTGCAAGCACCCTCGCTTTAAGGCTGGGCAAGAGCGTTTTACTTCTCGATGCTGATCCGGAACTACCAACACATCACCATGCATTCAATATTAATATGAATCATGATATGAAAGAAGTAATTAAAGATGGTCTCCCTATAGTAGAAGCTTTGTATCACGTTGGAGACACCAGCTTATTTATCAGTATTATGTCTTTGAGCTCAACATATGACGCTGACCTTTTTGACTCACCAAAGATTGATAACATATGGGAACAGTTGAAGAAAAGGTTCGACGTGATTCTTGTTGACTCGCCGCCAGGAGGTTCCTCTCCAATTGGTTTTACAATATGTAGAACCGTGGATGGCGTTATTATAGTTGTAGAGGCGGAGAAAACGAGATGGCCCGTAACATCTAGTATAAAAGAAAGGCTCCTGCAAAACGGGGCCAATATTATTGGTGCCGTGTTTAACAAACGTAAATTTTACATTCCGCCATGGATTTATAAAAGACTTTAGTAATATAATAAATCGTGTTTCATTAACAAATAAATATAAATAGAACCTAAAAGGCATCTTCTATGGTATCAAAAATATGTGCCTCTCTAATGGATCATGATTATGGAATCTACGTTGAGGATTATTTTAGCGAATTGCTTCGTGTTGAGAGAAAAAGATCGGAGCGTTCTAAAGATCACTTTTTATTAATGCTTCTTGATATCAGTATGTTTCAGGAATCAGATAATAAAAAAGGAATTGCCGAACAAATATCATCGACATTATGTGCCTCAGTCAGAGATATCGATGTAGTGGGCTGGTATAAACACGATACTGTAATAGGGGTAATGTTCCGGGAGATAAAAGAAGCTAAGGAGCGTTTAGGTTCTGTGCGGGACATGATCTTACGGAGAATATACAATAAATTGTTGAACTTTTATGACGTGGAACATAT contains these protein-coding regions:
- a CDS encoding CpsD/CapB family tyrosine-protein kinase; translation: MSKIFEALEHARQKLRHSRTTSSVPEASRLNMEYDMVQLYQVLSHHFSDKEKKVFQFIGSVPREGTSTITREFASTLALRLGKSVLLLDADPELPTHHHAFNINMNHDMKEVIKDGLPIVEALYHVGDTSLFISIMSLSSTYDADLFDSPKIDNIWEQLKKRFDVILVDSPPGGSSPIGFTICRTVDGVIIVVEAEKTRWPVTSSIKERLLQNGANIIGAVFNKRKFYIPPWIYKRL